The DNA region TTTTCGAAGAGACCACGGCCTGGGTCAGGCCCACGGCCCAGATAATGCCGAAAAGGATGGGTATGGCGAAAAAGATCATGATCAGCAAGCCAAAAACGGTGCGCGTTTGATTCATGGTTCACTCCTTCAATCAGTCAATTATTATAACGCAAAAAAACAGGCAAAGTTCTTTGGCCGAGGAAATTCAGCTCAGGGCAAGGCCGCTCCGGCCGGAATGGATGCATCATTGTCAGTCAAGGTAAAATCCCGCCGACAAAAACCCAACCCAGTGCTTGAGGGAAAAAGGAGCCGTGGTGCCCAATCCGGCTTTTTTCAACGGGATGACCCCATCGCTGTAGGTGTCCGAATAGCGGAATACCCGCCCCTTCAGTCCGCGGCCGAACGCTTTTTGCATGGTCTTGCTGATGGTCAGCAATCCGAAGGGGATGTCGTATTTCCCGCACCAGTAGGTGTTGCGGTAATCCTTGTAAGTGTCTCCCCAGAGCTCCTTGGTCAAGTCGCATATTTTATTGTCGCTCAGCGGCCCCGAAAAAGCGGCCTGAGCGAAACGGCGGTCCTGTTTCGTGCCCAGGGCATGGGCTTTTTCATCGTCGCCGAAAGGGACATTGTTGAAATCCTGCCCGTAATGGTTGGCGTCGGCTGAAATCAGGAAGAAGATATCCCGGCCCGGCTGCAAATTGTTTTCCTTGATGTAGGCGGCGAGGGCCGTGGCCAAACGCTCGGCAAGCTCGTTCATCCTTTCCCAGGGCATGGCCGTGACCATGATCGGGGTGATCTTTATTTCCGGGTTGTAATACTGGAGGAAGGGGAGCTGGGCTTCGATGGAATGTTCAAGGGCGTGGGCCCGGTTGTTGACCGCGTAATCTTCCTTGGACAGGTGCTCCTTCAGCCATTCGCGCAGGGGCGAGATCGCTACCGCGCGGCCAAGCCCTGTCCAGGATGGGTATTCATCCAGGAGCAGGATATTTTGCGGGTCGTTGATCTCCTTGCGCACCGTGCCGTGGGTAACGCCGAATATGACCGCTTCCCGGGTGCGCAATTTCCTGTACAAGGGGTAGTAAACGCGCCCGGCGTACAGGTAATCGTCGTGCGGGGAGATGCCGGCCACCAGGCCGCGGACT from Candidatus Aminicenantes bacterium includes:
- the amrB gene encoding AmmeMemoRadiSam system protein B; translation: MKKILFFAFISLALLTSGQNVRPVRDDVGYCWQRPQMQRLLNYLAAVEKQDFSVRGLVAGISPHDDYLYAGRVYYPLYRKLRTREAVIFGVTHGTVRKEINDPQNILLLDEYPSWTGLGRAVAISPLREWLKEHLSKEDYAVNNRAHALEHSIEAQLPFLQYYNPEIKITPIMVTAMPWERMNELAERLATALAAYIKENNLQPGRDIFFLISADANHYGQDFNNVPFGDDEKAHALGTKQDRRFAQAAFSGPLSDNKICDLTKELWGDTYKDYRNTYWCGKYDIPFGLLTISKTMQKAFGRGLKGRVFRYSDTYSDGVIPLKKAGLGTTAPFSLKHWVGFLSAGFYLD